Genomic window (Nitrospiria bacterium):
AAGAGTGGGATACAAGAAGGACTTTGCTTGGTCAATGCCATGCACATTACCGCCAGTGTCTACATTAATGATGATGAATCCGGGCTTATTCAGGATTACGATGATTTTTTAGAAAAACTCGCTCCCCATGAGCCGATCTCTCAATACCGGCACAACAATACAGGGGAAGACAATGGAGATGCTCACATCAAAAGACAACTGATGGGAAGGGAGGTGGTGGTGGCTATTTCCAACGGAAGCCTTGATTTTGGCCCTTGGGAGCAGATTTTTTACGCGGAGTTTGACGGGCGAAGGAAAAAAAGAGTTTTGGTAAAGGTCGTAGGAGAGTAAAATTGGCAAAAACACAGGGATGTACCTATGACTATTTT
Coding sequences:
- a CDS encoding secondary thiamine-phosphate synthase enzyme YjbQ, producing the protein MKSYRQELWFNTPSRRNYINITNQVEDIIKKSGIQEGLCLVNAMHITASVYINDDESGLIQDYDDFLEKLAPHEPISQYRHNNTGEDNGDAHIKRQLMGREVVVAISNGSLDFGPWEQIFYAEFDGRRKKRVLVKVVGE